The segment CAACAGTGCTTTGGAGGGCGAGCTACACCAGGCTCGCCCCGACATTGATTGCAAGCGCCAGGATGGTCGTATTGAACAGGAACGACAGGATGGAATGCAGCAGCACCAGCTTGCGCATGCTGACGGTAGATACGCCGATATCGGCCGTCTGGGCGGCGACGCCGATGGTGAAGGAAAAATAGAGGAAATCCCAATAGATCGGCTCCTCTAGCGGCTCGGCAAATATCAATCCCTGCCCCTTGCCCGAACCGCGGTAGAAGCGGTGCGCATAGTGGACCGTGAAAAGCATGTGCAGAAACACCCAGGAAACCAGGATCGTCACGATCGCCATCGCCACGCGGAAAAGCGCCACCTCCGGCGGCGCTTCCTTGACGCCGAGCAGATCCAGAGCGATGCCGCCGATACTGGCAAGTGCGGCAGCGATCGACAGGAACAGCAGAACGGCATCCGAAAAATCGAGATCAGCCGAACGCTTGCGGATGCGATGCACATCGGATGTGAGCATCCGGTACAGGCTAAAGGCGATATAGACGATGGCGGTAGCGTTCCAGCCAATGAGCACGTTGCTCGCATTCAACGCACGCGAGGTCAGAAGCAGGAAGGATACGATGCCGGCCGTGACGCTGACCAGAATCACCTGATGCTTGTGCAGCAGCACGGCAGCCCTGGAACGATGGTGCTGTCCGTCCATGCGCATGCCGCTCTCCCGTTCGCTAAATATCTATCAGATATAGATTCCCTGACGGAAGTGGCAAACGAAAAGAGACCCCGCGATGCGAGGCCTCCGCTATCGGGAAAGGCGCTGGTTCAAGCCGTCCAGCCACCGTCGATGACGTGGATCTGACCGGTGGTGAAGCCCGCCTCGTCGCCGGCCAGATAGGTCACCAGCGCGGCGATCTCGTTGGCATCGGCGATGCGACCCATCGGCTGGCGGGCGATGAAGTCGGTCATGGCCTTTTCATAATCGCCGGTGGCGCGCAGGCGCTCATGCAGCGACGGGCTGTCGACCGTGCCGGGGCAAATGGCGTTGGCGCGGATACCCTTGGCCACGAAATCGGCGGCGATAGACTTGGTGAGGCCGATCACGGCTGCCTTGGAGGCGCAATAGGCGAAGCGATTCGGCACGCCCTTCACGCTGGAGGCGACCGAGGACATGTTGACGATCGAGCCTTTGCCCTTCTCGAGCATACCCGGCAGGAAGGTACGGCAGGTCGTGTACATCGCCTTGGCATTGAGATTGAAGGAGAAATCCCAATCCTTCTCTTCGCAGTCGAGGATAGTGCCGGCATGCACGAAGCCGGCGCAGTTGAAGAGCACGTCGATCGGGCCGAGTTCGTCGGCATAAGCCTTCACCGCGGCGCTATCGAGCACGTTCAGCACATGCTTGCTGGCGCCTTCCAGCGTCGAAAGCGTCTGCTCGTTGATGTCGGTGGCGAACACATGCGCGCCGAGCGAAATGAAACGCTCCGCCGTTGCACGGCCGATACCCTGTCCCGCCGCCGTGATGACGACCTTCTTGCCTTCCAATCCGTGACCCATAATCCTGATCCTTTCCTCCAGGGCATGATCCCGGGACCGAAAGGCCACGAAGCGAAAATGCGTGGTTGCTTGCGGATAAGATCATGCGAAAACAAACAGCTAGAGCCGCCTTGCCCTAGCTTTCGAACGATTGCGCGAAGCGCCGGTTGAGCTTGTCGATGAGGACTGTATGCCGCTCGGCCGTGCGCAGTCCATTGTTAATAATATCAGAAGCTTCGCTCTGGAAAGCCATGTAGCCATCGTGACGCGGCCGGACATAGGCGCCCTCCAGCGTGGCGCGCGTATTGCGGTAGAAATCGAGCGCCGGCCTGTTGACGGTGTCGCTCACCCAGGCATCGGCATGGCCAGGCTGGCCGTTGCCGCTGGCATAGGCGCTTACCTGTACCGGCCCGCTGGCGATCCAGCGCGCAAAGGTCTTGGCTTGCTCGGGCATCTGCGTCCGGGCCGAAACGGCAATACCGGTGCCGCCAAGTGCCGAGCCCTTGGGCGCACGGCCATCGATCACCGGCATGTCGGCGAAGGCTAGGCGCGCTGGTCTGAATCCGGCAAAGGAATAGCTGACATAGCCATAAGCGAAGGGAACGACCTCATAGGGGCAATCCGGCTGGCTCACGAGATCGAAGACGGCGATCGGGTCCATGTCGTAGCATTTGGGGTCGATGCCGTCGACGAGCCGCGCCATCCAGTCGAGCACGGCTTCCCCATCCGCCCTGGCGATGCACTCCGGCCCTTCGACGCTGCAAGGCGTGCCGAGATGCGCCGCAAGCGTGAAGAAAGTCATCAGCACATGCGGCGGCCGCATCGGCAGGATCGCCTTGCCCTTGGCTGCTAGCGATACGATCTCGGCCAGATCGGTGATCGGGCCGCTCAACCGATCCGGCCGGTAAGCCTGAACCTGCGTTGCCGCATCAAGCGGAAATGCCCACTGCCTGCCCTGCCAATTATAGCTCGGATAGGAGCGCCCGATCGTGCCAGCGGCGATTGCAGCAAGCTCCTCGGCATGCTCGGCATCGTCAAGCGGCAACAGGCAGTCCTCACGAGTGATCTGGCCGACATGCGGATGATCGATGACGATGAGATCGTAGGCGGCAGCCAGCTCTTCGACGGGAAAGGTTTCGAAATCCTGCAGCGAGCGCTTCTCCCAGTCGACCTCGACGCCAGTCTTTTCCTTCCAGATGGCCGAGCAAGCCACCATCGGATCGTAGCCGCGCGGATGCGACCAGGTCATTCCCTTGAGTTTCGCCATCATTCTCTCTCAGTTTGCCGCTTTGCGCTCGACGATCAGGATGTGGTCGGCGGCGAGTACGACCTCGCCGCGCTGGTTCAGCACTTCGCAACGCTCCACAACGCGACCGGACGCCGGACGTTTCGGATCGTCCTCTTTCGCCGATATCGTCACCCGTGTACGGATCGTGTCACCGATATGGACGGGGCGAATGAAGCGCAGCCGGTCGTAGCCATAGGAAAAGGCGACGGGGTTGATGAGCGATGCGGTCAGGCCTACGCCGATCGAAAAGATCATCGTGCCATGGGCGATGCGCTGACCGCCGGGCAAGGTTTTGGCGAATTCCGCATCCATATGATGCGGAAAGAAATCGCCGGTATGGCCGGCATGGACGACGAAATCGGTCTCGGTGATCGTCCGCCCGGTCGTCGTGCGGACGTTACCGAGCTCATAGTCTTCGAAATAGATGGTTTGTTCTGCCATTCCTCAAGCCTTTGGAAGTTCTGCGATCGGCGTCGCGGGAAAGGCGCTCGACTGGTAGGCGGCCTCGACCAGCGCCATGGTCTGCCAGGCATCTTCGACGGAGCCGACCAATGTCTCGTCCTCGCCCGAGGCAAAGCGCTGCAGATTGGCCATGCGGTTGAGGAAGGCATCCGGGAACCAGGCGCCTTCGAGCTTCACCTCGACCCAATCCCTGCCGCCGGCCGGCCGAATCCATAGCTCGTCCGGCTCGCCGCGCGGATAGTCGAGATTGACGCCGAGCTTGATATAGGCCGCGCCTTTGGTGCCGGAGATGCGGAATTCGCAGGCCTGGAACTTACGGCCGAAATCATGGTCGTGGTTGACGGAGAGCACACAGCGCACCTTGTCGCCATAGTCGAGGATCGCAGCCGTGCGCGTCTGCGCCACCTGATGGTTCGGATGGCCGATCGTCTTGGCATGGACGCCCTCGGGATTGCCGAGCAGGCCCCGGATGAAGTCGAGATAGTGGATCGAGTGCATGGTAATCTCGATGCGTGGCAGGCCCTTGAGAAACGGCCAGAGCCCCCAAGGCGTCGCAAGTGCCAGCCATGCATCGAAATCGACCACCTCGCCCAGGTAGCCCTTCTCAACCGCGTCGTAGAGCGCCAGCATCATCGGCGCGAACCGAAGCTGGAAATTGACTGCTGCCTTGATGTCGCGCTCCCGGCACACCCTGAGAATTTCCGTCGCCGCAGCGAGATCACTGCCCATCGGCTTCTGAATTAGCGCGAAAGAACCGCGTGGCAGCTTGGCGAGGATAGCGGCATGGGCAGCGGGCGGGGTCGCCAGATCGAAGATTGCACCTTCAACGGCAAACGCTTCCGCCTCGGACGCGAAGGCGCGGATGCCCCATTGATCCCCCAAGGCTTTTGCCTTTTCCCCATGCGGATCATAGACACCGGCAACCGGGAAGCCTGCCTTGTTGTAAGCCGGCAGATGTGCGTCGCCGACGATGCTGCCGGCGCCGAAGATGACGATGGGGCGCGGCGTGGTGGGCTTCGGCCACCATTGGCGGAGGGATGTGGGATCGAAGGTCATCGGATGTCTCCGGCGTTTGCGGCAACCTTCCCTTCTCCCCTCGGGGAGAAGGTGGCCCGAAGGGTCGGATGAGGGGGTGGCGCGGCACGTGCGGAGCCGCATTGAGCGAAGAGCGAGAGGCGAAGTTCGCCCGGTAACGCCCCCTCAACCCGCGCTCCGCGCGTCCTTCTCCCCGTGGGGGAGAAGGTATGCTCCCTCATCTCAACCATGATGAAACACCTCTTCCATCATAGCCCACCACTCGCCTTCCTTGCGGGTATCGAGCGGCTTCTGGCAAGGCATGCAGACGGACCACCATTCCTGGTTTTTCGAGTTCGCGGCCATCTTGGCCATATCAGCCTCGAAATCCGTGCCGACATATTCCCAATAGCCAAAAAGCAGATTCTCCGGCTCTTTCAGGAAAATGGAATAGTTGGTGATGTTGCACTCGGAAATCAGAGCCAGGATCTCGGGCCAGACAGCCGCATGCAAGTGCTTGTATTCTTCGACCTTCGACGGCTCCAGACCGATCACCATCCCCATCCGTTGCATGGTCCTATCCTCCTTCAGCCGTGAATCTCTCTCGTGAATTCATCGATCGAGCGTGCCTTTACCGCCTCCCAATCCCAGGCGATGCCAATGCCGGGTTCGGAGGGCGCAATCGCCTTGCCGTCGACGATCTCCATGCCCTTGGTGGTGAGATCGTCGAGCTGCGGGATATATTCGACATATCTGCCGTTCGGCACGGCGCAGACGAGGCTGACATGCAGCTCCATCAGGAAGTGCGGGCACACGGGAATGTCGAAGGCTTCAGCCGCATGCGCCACCTTCAACCAGGGCGTGATGCCGCCGATGCGGGCAACGTCCATCTGGACGATCGAGCAGGCGCCTTTCTGCATGTATTCGCGGAAATGCCGGATGGAATAGATGGATTCGCCGACCGCGATCGGTGTCGGCGTCGAGCGCGTCAGACGGATGTGGCCGTCGAGATCGTCTGATGGCAGCGGCTCCTCGATCCAGGCGAGATCGAGCTCCTTCAACCGCGCCGCACGACGGATGACCTCATCGACCGTGAAGCCCTGATTGCAATCCGTCATGATCTCGAAACCGGAGCCGAGCGCCAGGCGCATCGCTGAAAGCCGATCGTAGTCCTCCGATCCATGCGGCTTGCCGATCTTCACCTTCGAACCGGAGAAACCCCTGGCCTTTGCCTGCAGGGCATCCTCGACCAAGGCTTCTTTCTCGATATGCAGCCAGCCGCCTTCTGTTGTATAAAGCGGGCAACGATCCTTGGCGCCGCCGGCAAGCTTCCAGAGCGGCAGTTTCTGCTTCTTGGCGCGTAGGTCCCAAAGTGCCGTATCGACGGCGGCAAGCGCCAGCGCGGTAATGGCGCCGATGGTCGTCGCATGCGTCGCGAATTCCATTTTATGCCAGATCGCTTCGATGCAATCGGCATCCTCGCCGATCAGCAGCGGCACGAGATGGTCCGATAGCAGCCGCATGACGGACGAGCCGCCGGTGCCGATCGTGTAGCTATAGCCGGTACCGACGGCACCGTCGGAATCGGTGATGGTGATGATCGGCGTCTCCTGGCTGACAAAGCTCTGGATCGCGTCGGTCCGCTTCACCTTCGGCGGCAGGTCGACCATGCA is part of the Rhizobium sp. CB3090 genome and harbors:
- a CDS encoding extracellular solute-binding protein translates to MMAKLKGMTWSHPRGYDPMVACSAIWKEKTGVEVDWEKRSLQDFETFPVEELAAAYDLIVIDHPHVGQITREDCLLPLDDAEHAEELAAIAAGTIGRSYPSYNWQGRQWAFPLDAATQVQAYRPDRLSGPITDLAEIVSLAAKGKAILPMRPPHVLMTFFTLAAHLGTPCSVEGPECIARADGEAVLDWMARLVDGIDPKCYDMDPIAVFDLVSQPDCPYEVVPFAYGYVSYSFAGFRPARLAFADMPVIDGRAPKGSALGGTGIAVSARTQMPEQAKTFARWIASGPVQVSAYASGNGQPGHADAWVSDTVNRPALDFYRNTRATLEGAYVRPRHDGYMAFQSEASDIINNGLRTAERHTVLIDKLNRRFAQSFES
- a CDS encoding SDR family oxidoreductase, which produces MGHGLEGKKVVITAAGQGIGRATAERFISLGAHVFATDINEQTLSTLEGASKHVLNVLDSAAVKAYADELGPIDVLFNCAGFVHAGTILDCEEKDWDFSFNLNAKAMYTTCRTFLPGMLEKGKGSIVNMSSVASSVKGVPNRFAYCASKAAVIGLTKSIAADFVAKGIRANAICPGTVDSPSLHERLRATGDYEKAMTDFIARQPMGRIADANEIAALVTYLAGDEAGFTTGQIHVIDGGWTA
- a CDS encoding Gfo/Idh/MocA family oxidoreductase, whose protein sequence is MTFDPTSLRQWWPKPTTPRPIVIFGAGSIVGDAHLPAYNKAGFPVAGVYDPHGEKAKALGDQWGIRAFASEAEAFAVEGAIFDLATPPAAHAAILAKLPRGSFALIQKPMGSDLAAATEILRVCRERDIKAAVNFQLRFAPMMLALYDAVEKGYLGEVVDFDAWLALATPWGLWPFLKGLPRIEITMHSIHYLDFIRGLLGNPEGVHAKTIGHPNHQVAQTRTAAILDYGDKVRCVLSVNHDHDFGRKFQACEFRISGTKGAAYIKLGVNLDYPRGEPDELWIRPAGGRDWVEVKLEGAWFPDAFLNRMANLQRFASGEDETLVGSVEDAWQTMALVEAAYQSSAFPATPIAELPKA
- a CDS encoding MaoC/PaaZ C-terminal domain-containing protein; amino-acid sequence: MAEQTIYFEDYELGNVRTTTGRTITETDFVVHAGHTGDFFPHHMDAEFAKTLPGGQRIAHGTMIFSIGVGLTASLINPVAFSYGYDRLRFIRPVHIGDTIRTRVTISAKEDDPKRPASGRVVERCEVLNQRGEVVLAADHILIVERKAAN
- a CDS encoding mandelate racemase/muconate lactonizing enzyme family protein, yielding MARIEKIELCMVDLPPKVKRTDAIQSFVSQETPIITITDSDGAVGTGYSYTIGTGGSSVMRLLSDHLVPLLIGEDADCIEAIWHKMEFATHATTIGAITALALAAVDTALWDLRAKKQKLPLWKLAGGAKDRCPLYTTEGGWLHIEKEALVEDALQAKARGFSGSKVKIGKPHGSEDYDRLSAMRLALGSGFEIMTDCNQGFTVDEVIRRAARLKELDLAWIEEPLPSDDLDGHIRLTRSTPTPIAVGESIYSIRHFREYMQKGACSIVQMDVARIGGITPWLKVAHAAEAFDIPVCPHFLMELHVSLVCAVPNGRYVEYIPQLDDLTTKGMEIVDGKAIAPSEPGIGIAWDWEAVKARSIDEFTREIHG
- a CDS encoding DUF1345 domain-containing protein, which codes for MRMDGQHHRSRAAVLLHKHQVILVSVTAGIVSFLLLTSRALNASNVLIGWNATAIVYIAFSLYRMLTSDVHRIRKRSADLDFSDAVLLFLSIAAALASIGGIALDLLGVKEAPPEVALFRVAMAIVTILVSWVFLHMLFTVHYAHRFYRGSGKGQGLIFAEPLEEPIYWDFLYFSFTIGVAAQTADIGVSTVSMRKLVLLHSILSFLFNTTILALAINVGASLV
- a CDS encoding L-rhamnose mutarotase — protein: MQRMGMVIGLEPSKVEEYKHLHAAVWPEILALISECNITNYSIFLKEPENLLFGYWEYVGTDFEADMAKMAANSKNQEWWSVCMPCQKPLDTRKEGEWWAMMEEVFHHG